From Nitrospirota bacterium:
TTGTTATTGTTCAAAACTGAGACCATGGCCTCAACCGCCTTCTTATCTCTCAATTCTCCAAGGGCAGTGACCACCGTCATTCTGACCTCTTTTGATTCATCTGAAAGGGCATGGATAAGAGGAGGAATGACAACGGAATCCTTTATCAGAGATAGTGTCTTTATCGTCCCGATCTTGACCCTGACGTCCGAATCCTCTGACAATGCTATCAATGGCTGAATGAGTAGTTTCCTGTTCAGCAAAACAGTCTCATCTTCTTTCAGCGCGGACTGAAACGTTTCCAATGCCGCGAGCCTCTCTCTTTTATCCTCTCCCTGCAACTGTTCTGTCAGAGGGGCAACCGTCGCATCACTCTCAAGCCGGATGAGGGAAAGGAGCGCACCGGAACGGACAGAGGGAACTTCATTATGGTCCCTGAGCCTGTCAAGCAAGGGTTCTATCCCCCTCTTATCCTTTAACCAGCCAAGCGCCAAAGCCGCCTCGCGCCGGACACCCTGATCCGGGTCTTTCAGCATTTGGGTTACCGGAATAACAGCCCTGTAACTCTCCGAATACCCGAGCGCCTTTGCCGCACTTCCCCTGACCCCTGGCTCCGGGTCAGCAAGGGCCTTGACCAACGGCACGACGGCAAGCCTCTTCCTGTGCATAGTGGTCCTGAGGATCGTCTGCTCATCTTTTAGAAATTTGCACAACAAATCCGCGGCCGCCCCGCGGACATCTCTGTCACGGTGGCTCAGGGACATCATCACAGGCTCGATGGCCTTGTCTATCAACGCCTCATTGGAAGTCTCCCGCAACAGCCTCATGGCCTCGATTCTTTGGGATGGTCTGGAATCACTCAGGGCAAGGAGCATGGCCCTTTCCTTTGGAGATACTGCATTCGCCTCGTCATTCCCGCGAGATTGGGAATCCAGGCTCCAGCCTTTACTCTGGATTCCCGCTCCCCGCTTAAATCCTGCGGGGACATGTTTCGCGGGAATGACGTTTACACGTTCTTCTATACGTTCCTCGCCTTCAGTAATCGTAATAAGGCGGTTAGCTGCCACATCTTTAAACGTTTGCGTGAAACCGGATGGCCATTGAATCACAATCCTGTCTGCCTTTCTCTCTTCGTTCATGCCGAAGTGAAGCCGCAGGTCACTCTGAGAGAGATACCCTGAACCTGATCTGACCTCCTGCAGCATAACGAGCGAGCCGGCAGTCACAGTCACCCTGGCGCCGATTCCGTCCCTGTTGCTCTTTGTCCCCTTTAACCTGATGGTCAGGAAATTTCCGGAATTTCCACCATCATTTCTTAAGACAGAGGCGTAATTATTATTGTTGTTAATGACGATGTCTATGTCACCGTCATTGTCTATATCGCCGAATGCGGCGCCACGGCTCGATCTTATGATCTTCAGGCCGTCGCCTGCAGAGTCGGACACATCCCGGAATATTCCATTGCCATCGTTGCGAAAGAGCTGATTCCTCTGGCCGACTGTGGTCCTCGGATTGTCGAAATCAGGATTAGGATTCCCGTTGGCGACAAAGAGGTCAGGATGGCCGTCATTGTCATAATCAAACATCTCCGCCCCCCACCCAAAATATCCTATGCCGGCGTCTTCACCGAGACCTGAGGCCACCGTAACATCTTTAAACGCCAACCGGCCCTCCCGGCCTTGAGACCCCTCATTCCTGTACAGGATATTGGTCTCACTGGCCGGATATGTGGAGAATATGTCAAAGTCGCCGTCATTATCATAGTCCCCTGCGGCCACACCCATGCCGCTTAGGGGCGTATCTACCCCGGCCTCACCTCCGATGTCTGTAAAGGTCCCGTCTCCGTTATTGCGAAACAGGATGTTCCTCGCCCCGTCATTAACCACATATAGATCGGGCCTTCCATCATTATTGAAGTCGCTGAAGACGACGCCAAGTCCCTTTCCTGCGGAATCTTCTACACCCGCCTTTTTTGTGACATCCGTAAATGTCCCGTCCTTATTATTGTGGAAAAGTATGTTGGCAGAGCCGGTGTAGATCTTTGAAT
This genomic window contains:
- a CDS encoding VCBS repeat-containing protein; translation: MKSVKSASSIIVILFLSVAIVAGFFYFKASKRLSAEIPAIKPGVSGDMVPVVHTAPAVPSGHAVFSDYTERSGIDFLHHQAEDVINSLPQVIGSGVCLFDYDNDGNMDVYLVNGSGYTYYYGEKPWWHKAPSNALYHNEGNGRFTNVTKQAGVGYTGWGMGCAAADYDNDGHRDLYVTYYGKNVLYKNNGNGTFTDVTDTAGVGGNKEKWSTSSAWVDYDNDGWLDLYVVNYVKFDKYMNPGEFNSAYQMPTALLMNSKIYTGSANILFHNNKDGTFTDVTKKAGVEDSAGKGLGVVFSDFNNDGRPDLYVVNDGARNILFRNNGDGTFTDIGGEAGVDTPLSGMGVAAGDYDNDGDFDIFSTYPASETNILYRNEGSQGREGRLAFKDVTVASGLGEDAGIGYFGWGAEMFDYDNDGHPDLFVANGNPNPDFDNPRTTVGQRNQLFRNDGNGIFRDVSDSAGDGLKIIRSSRGAAFGDIDNDGDIDIVINNNNNYASVLRNDGGNSGNFLTIRLKGTKSNRDGIGARVTVTAGSLVMLQEVRSGSGYLSQSDLRLHFGMNEERKADRIVIQWPSGFTQTFKDVAANRLITITEGEERIEERVNVIPAKHVPAGFKRGAGIQSKGWSLDSQSRGNDEANAVSPKERAMLLALSDSRPSQRIEAMRLLRETSNEALIDKAIEPVMMSLSHRDRDVRGAAADLLCKFLKDEQTILRTTMHRKRLAVVPLVKALADPEPGVRGSAAKALGYSESYRAVIPVTQMLKDPDQGVRREAALALGWLKDKRGIEPLLDRLRDHNEVPSVRSGALLSLIRLESDATVAPLTEQLQGEDKRERLAALETFQSALKEDETVLLNRKLLIQPLIALSEDSDVRVKIGTIKTLSLIKDSVVIPPLIHALSDESKEVRMTVVTALGELRDKKAVEAMVSVLNNNNEDEEVRLSALKSPAFIIDKETASLMLQITADPAEAMEIRLSALRRVVDSNIVFWDRNAAKFLENDEPEIRRKAVQGVGRLHDAQSADLLLRCLRSDKDNSVRSEALIALGSYKERKVVDALIGIIRSSSEEKGMRQGALASLVRIGDERAVIHIQGIARNNRDELRGDAEEALKRFRQ